A part of Tessaracoccus timonensis genomic DNA contains:
- a CDS encoding LysM peptidoglycan-binding domain-containing protein — protein sequence MKWLRAAASLALLVGVLVGVPMLLFASTNPAGLLDVDWARALMRPDDGRIVLELLGLIGWLAWAVLAATIIVEVVAVATSRRIDVRLPGTQWFRPAITALVAAVMLAPVGTASAAPPAAPEPHATAHVPQGDPSSSAAAADSTSTDDAPPAATTRTGREYVVQPGDELWTLAKQHLGSGERWRDILAVNPGLTADARLQPGTTLQLPPDVQVARGDSLWKLAARHLGDGERWPEIHELNADLILNPDEIDVGWRLLLPSTTPAAEAPEEPTIPEAASAHAVPESPEPSSPATSALTSSAPPPSAPVATQPAASAPASAAPSSEAQHVAVATADDAPESSDSVSELDEESHGLVGAIGGMLASTIVVGVAARRRLQLVGRALGRRLVPLSPEATKFWTALARKAETSTEAPTDVEPTSVVLGWRSDESEVTLDLEQAGATGLVGAAEPQAVVGAMATSLLCAPWSSDVEVVLVGADQPWAKAIDDPRLRELSVDEACEYLTTMCATRRLELGARLLDDVRACPDLAPAWHPVVALFAEPVTASQAHTIEAALELGRTGVSAVIPGWQGKTQVQFDDDMASLDGECFRPQLLTTPARRALVELFAGTLEDATEPAGWWSPTAPRRSLTGRFLDPEPEPPLPPAPSLVLLGEPALEGATGQEPRRAQQQCIEYAAWLLLHPGSTATTMSRALCVAEGTRRSNLSRLRTWLGCDEAGHRFLPEAYQGRISLDERVTSDWHRVRALIPGIVNEASDRALRHALTLVSGPPLGTAVARWPWARTIHDDMVAFLVDVACELTDRCLAGGYFDEALWALEQGRSVGPNHDELRIRAVRARHLMGDAAATQEEVASLIQTIRDENRQMQPEHAAELARIGAV from the coding sequence ATGAAGTGGCTGCGCGCCGCCGCATCACTCGCCCTCCTGGTGGGCGTGCTCGTCGGCGTGCCTATGCTCCTCTTCGCGAGCACCAACCCCGCGGGGTTGCTGGACGTGGATTGGGCTCGCGCGCTGATGCGCCCCGACGACGGCCGCATCGTGCTCGAACTCCTCGGGCTCATCGGCTGGCTCGCGTGGGCAGTGTTGGCGGCGACGATCATCGTCGAGGTGGTCGCCGTCGCCACCAGTCGCCGCATCGACGTACGGCTGCCCGGCACGCAGTGGTTCCGGCCGGCTATCACCGCGCTGGTCGCCGCCGTGATGCTGGCGCCGGTGGGTACCGCATCGGCAGCCCCACCCGCTGCCCCGGAACCACACGCGACGGCACACGTCCCGCAAGGCGATCCGTCGTCGTCGGCAGCAGCTGCCGACAGCACCTCGACCGACGATGCGCCACCCGCCGCCACGACGCGCACTGGGCGCGAGTATGTGGTGCAACCTGGCGACGAGCTGTGGACGCTCGCCAAGCAGCACCTCGGTTCCGGGGAACGCTGGCGCGACATCCTCGCGGTGAACCCGGGGCTCACCGCCGACGCACGTCTCCAGCCCGGAACCACACTGCAGCTGCCACCCGACGTGCAGGTGGCGCGCGGCGATTCGCTGTGGAAGCTCGCCGCCAGGCATCTGGGAGACGGCGAACGGTGGCCGGAAATCCACGAGCTCAACGCCGATCTCATTCTTAACCCTGACGAGATCGACGTCGGATGGCGCTTGCTGCTCCCCAGCACCACACCCGCTGCGGAAGCTCCGGAGGAGCCGACGATTCCCGAGGCGGCGAGCGCGCACGCTGTCCCAGAGTCACCCGAGCCATCCAGCCCGGCCACGTCCGCGCTCACCTCGTCCGCACCGCCTCCGTCGGCACCGGTTGCAACTCAGCCAGCTGCGTCAGCTCCGGCATCAGCCGCGCCCAGCTCGGAGGCGCAGCACGTCGCCGTTGCCACAGCGGATGACGCGCCTGAGAGCTCCGACTCGGTGTCAGAACTCGACGAAGAATCGCACGGCCTGGTGGGTGCCATCGGCGGCATGTTGGCCAGCACCATCGTCGTGGGCGTCGCCGCGCGGCGTCGGCTGCAACTGGTGGGCCGGGCGCTGGGCAGGAGGCTCGTGCCGCTCAGCCCTGAGGCCACGAAGTTCTGGACGGCCCTCGCCCGTAAGGCGGAGACCTCCACCGAGGCGCCCACCGACGTCGAGCCCACGAGCGTGGTGCTCGGTTGGCGCAGCGACGAGTCGGAGGTCACCCTGGATCTGGAACAGGCCGGGGCGACGGGCCTCGTCGGGGCTGCCGAGCCACAGGCAGTCGTCGGCGCCATGGCAACGAGTTTGCTGTGCGCACCGTGGTCGAGCGACGTCGAGGTGGTGCTCGTGGGCGCCGATCAGCCCTGGGCGAAAGCCATCGACGACCCCCGCCTGCGGGAGCTCTCCGTCGACGAGGCATGCGAGTACCTCACGACGATGTGCGCGACGCGTCGCCTCGAACTCGGCGCACGCCTCCTCGACGATGTGCGCGCCTGCCCAGACCTCGCGCCCGCATGGCACCCGGTGGTCGCGCTGTTCGCCGAACCCGTCACCGCATCGCAAGCACACACCATCGAGGCCGCACTCGAGCTTGGCCGGACGGGCGTCTCCGCAGTGATCCCTGGTTGGCAAGGGAAGACGCAGGTGCAGTTCGACGACGACATGGCCTCGCTCGATGGTGAATGCTTCCGCCCGCAGCTGCTCACCACGCCCGCCCGTCGCGCGCTGGTGGAGCTCTTCGCCGGCACGCTCGAGGACGCCACTGAACCGGCCGGATGGTGGTCGCCCACTGCGCCACGACGCTCGTTGACCGGCCGCTTCCTCGACCCGGAGCCAGAACCGCCGCTGCCGCCCGCTCCGTCGCTCGTGCTGTTGGGCGAGCCCGCGCTGGAAGGCGCCACCGGGCAGGAACCCCGTCGAGCCCAGCAGCAGTGCATCGAGTACGCGGCATGGCTCCTGCTACACCCCGGCTCCACCGCCACCACCATGTCCCGCGCCCTGTGCGTAGCGGAAGGCACACGCCGCTCGAACCTCTCCCGACTGCGCACCTGGCTCGGATGCGACGAGGCCGGTCACCGCTTCCTTCCCGAGGCCTACCAGGGGCGCATCTCGCTCGATGAGCGCGTCACCTCCGACTGGCACCGCGTGCGCGCACTTATCCCGGGCATTGTCAATGAGGCGTCAGACCGCGCGCTGCGCCACGCCCTCACCTTGGTGTCCGGGCCGCCGCTGGGCACCGCCGTCGCGCGGTGGCCGTGGGCACGCACCATCCATGACGACATGGTGGCGTTCCTCGTCGACGTGGCATGCGAGCTCACCGACCGCTGCCTCGCGGGCGGCTACTTCGACGAAGCACTCTGGGCACTTGAGCAGGGCCGAAGCGTCGGGCCGAACCACGACGAGCTCCGCATCCGCGCGGTGCGAGCCCGGCACCTGATGGGCGACGCCGCCGCCACCCAAGAGGAGGTTGCCAGCCTGATCCAAACCATCCGCGACGAGAACCGCCAGATGCAGCCCGAGCACGCCGCCGAGCTCGCGCGCATCGGTGCCGTTTAG
- a CDS encoding DUF721 domain-containing protein, with product MTDEPATDNPMPHDPTGLDLAAQIARATVLGKPYAPALPEPRKPVKRRRFTGEQQRSGAHPDDRDPQLIGSVFETVVERRGWTKRLSLSTVLRNWADLVGDANAEHSQPVDFRDGVLKVQCDSTAWATGMKYSASQLVAKLNRELGDRTVKRVDIVGPPQRSWKHGPRSVRDGRGPRDTYG from the coding sequence ATGACCGACGAGCCCGCAACCGACAACCCCATGCCCCACGACCCGACCGGGCTCGACCTCGCCGCCCAGATCGCCCGCGCCACCGTGTTGGGTAAACCCTATGCGCCGGCGCTTCCCGAGCCGCGCAAACCGGTGAAACGCCGACGGTTCACCGGCGAGCAGCAGCGCTCGGGCGCACATCCCGACGACCGCGACCCCCAGCTCATCGGTTCCGTGTTCGAGACGGTGGTGGAGCGACGAGGTTGGACGAAACGCCTCTCGCTGTCGACGGTGCTGCGCAACTGGGCTGACCTCGTCGGCGACGCGAATGCCGAGCACTCACAGCCCGTGGATTTCCGCGACGGTGTGCTCAAGGTGCAGTGCGACTCGACGGCCTGGGCCACCGGCATGAAGTACTCCGCCTCGCAGTTGGTGGCGAAGCTTAACCGTGAGCTTGGTGATCGCACGGTGAAGCGGGTGGATATCGTCGGCCCGCCGCAGCGCAGCTGGAAGCACGGGCCGAGGTCGGTGCGCGACGGGCGCGGCCCGAGAGACACCTACGGCTAA